In Anaerolineales bacterium, the following proteins share a genomic window:
- a CDS encoding exonuclease domain-containing protein — MFDLSSARFAFLDLETSGLSPWFGDRVCEVGIVVTEGKRIKRQFQTLVNPERPLSVGAASTNGLTDEELSKAPRFAEVAESVVGLVNEAVVVCHNAKFDLQFLDSEFKRLGRVIQIPNLIDTLMLARQYYEMPSYSLGFIAESFHLPVAVKHRALDGALAARGVFFAMMEQMKQFNKPLDEYIGIYNSPAWPNEGIELPTELGEAIYSNKRMFIRYVDGDGETTERWITPKQVMGLKDYVYLQAFCHLRNDERSFRLDRITNVQVEE, encoded by the coding sequence ATGTTCGATCTCTCCTCTGCACGATTTGCATTTCTTGATTTGGAAACCTCTGGCTTATCTCCGTGGTTTGGCGACCGCGTGTGCGAGGTGGGAATCGTCGTCACGGAGGGGAAACGCATCAAACGGCAATTTCAGACGCTGGTGAATCCTGAACGTCCGCTTTCGGTGGGGGCGGCGAGCACGAACGGGCTGACGGACGAGGAACTGTCGAAGGCGCCGCGTTTTGCTGAGGTGGCTGAATCAGTTGTCGGCTTGGTGAATGAAGCGGTGGTCGTCTGTCACAACGCAAAGTTCGATTTGCAATTCCTCGATAGCGAGTTCAAGCGACTCGGGCGCGTCATCCAAATCCCGAACTTGATCGACACGCTGATGCTGGCGCGGCAATATTACGAGATGCCGTCGTACAGTTTGGGATTCATCGCCGAGTCGTTCCATCTGCCCGTCGCGGTGAAACACCGCGCGCTCGACGGCGCGCTCGCGGCGCGGGGAGTCTTCTTTGCGATGATGGAACAAATGAAGCAGTTCAACAAGCCGCTCGACGAGTATATCGGCATTTACAACTCGCCCGCCTGGCCCAACGAGGGAATCGAACTGCCGACCGAATTGGGCGAGGCGATCTACAGCAATAAACGCATGTTCATCCGCTATGTGGATGGCGACGGCGAGACGACTGAACGTTGGATCACGCCGAAGCAAGTGATGGGCTTGAAGGATTATGTTTATCTACAAGCGTTTTGTCACTTGCGAAACGACGAGCGCAGTTTTCGTTTGGATCGGATTACGAATGTGCAAGTAGAGGAATAG
- the rlmB gene encoding 23S rRNA (guanosine(2251)-2'-O)-methyltransferase RlmB, with the protein MKEFIYSRNAVYETLRAKRRDVFKIEISDTVQAKGKIAEILSLAQQKKIQVVKAPRARLDKIHEHNQGIVAEVSKYPYADLLDIFENARKKDEPPFVLLLDSLNDPQNFGALIRTAEAVGVHGIVIPLAHTVEVTPAVVNASSGASEHLLIARMNLSQAIDALKEENVWVVGLDQDGETVGAKTTRHFSGATALVVGSEGEGIRQLTRAKCDIVLKLPMRGQVESLNAAVAGSVALYLAYLARKGG; encoded by the coding sequence ATGAAAGAATTCATCTATTCCCGCAATGCAGTTTACGAAACTTTGCGCGCAAAACGGCGCGATGTGTTCAAGATCGAAATTTCGGATACGGTTCAAGCCAAAGGAAAAATAGCCGAGATTTTGAGTTTGGCGCAACAGAAAAAGATTCAGGTGGTGAAAGCGCCGCGCGCGCGGCTGGATAAAATCCACGAACACAATCAGGGAATTGTCGCGGAGGTGAGCAAGTATCCGTATGCCGATCTGCTTGACATCTTCGAGAACGCACGCAAAAAAGATGAACCTCCGTTCGTGCTGTTGCTCGATTCGTTGAACGACCCGCAGAATTTCGGCGCGCTGATTCGCACAGCCGAGGCGGTGGGTGTGCATGGCATCGTCATTCCGCTGGCGCACACGGTGGAGGTCACGCCTGCGGTGGTCAACGCGTCGTCGGGCGCGAGCGAGCATCTGCTCATTGCGCGCATGAATTTGTCACAGGCGATCGACGCGTTGAAAGAGGAAAATGTTTGGGTGGTCGGGTTGGATCAGGACGGGGAAACGGTCGGCGCGAAGACAACGCGTCACTTTAGTGGGGCAACCGCACTCGTGGTCGGAAGCGAGGGCGAGGGCATCCGTCAACTCACGCGGGCGAAATGCGACATCGTTTTGAAACTTCCGATGCGCGGGCAAGTCGAATCGTTGAACGCGGCGGTGGCGGGGTCGGTGGCGTTGTATCTGGCGTATTTGGCGAGAAAGGGTGGTTGA
- a CDS encoding family 1 glycosylhydrolase produces the protein MPQATYHFPRGFLWGTATSSHQVEGNNTNNQWWMWEQTGHTDGTSGLACDWWGGRWREDFDRAAETGQNAHRFSVEWSRIQPTPDTWDEDALERYRAMLRGLRERGMTAIVTLHHFSDPLWFYEMDGWEHDDAPMLFEKFVRKVVEALKEYCSLWCTVNEPNVYTLSGYVAGLFPAKRHGLNVAKRVQANLLLGHAAAYHAIHEIQKEAQVGYALHYRPMAARNKWSPLDRLMRNIQYNGINMAFPSAISAGVMKSPMGNVRIPEAKGTQDYLGLNYYSVDTIAFDITRPQELFGKRYYPDDSDFSETKFIANIPEGIFDTIKWATRTYPNLPLYVTENGVEDADDKMRPRYIAQHIHQVWRAVNFNFPVKGYFHWSLVDNFEWERGWTQRFGLWGVDVETQKRIKRPSVDLYAEICKENGVSSEMVQKYCPEVFDKLFPV, from the coding sequence ATGCCTCAAGCAACCTATCATTTCCCGCGCGGATTTTTATGGGGGACGGCAACCTCGTCGCATCAAGTGGAGGGGAACAACACGAACAATCAGTGGTGGATGTGGGAACAAACGGGTCACACCGACGGGACGTCTGGTCTCGCCTGCGATTGGTGGGGCGGACGCTGGAGGGAAGACTTCGACCGCGCCGCGGAGACTGGGCAAAACGCGCATCGCTTCTCGGTGGAGTGGAGCCGCATCCAGCCGACGCCCGACACGTGGGACGAAGACGCGCTCGAACGTTATCGCGCCATGTTGCGCGGACTCCGCGAACGCGGCATGACAGCGATAGTCACGCTACATCATTTTTCTGATCCGCTGTGGTTTTATGAAATGGACGGTTGGGAGCACGACGACGCGCCGATGCTGTTCGAGAAATTTGTCCGCAAAGTTGTGGAGGCTTTGAAAGAATATTGTTCGCTGTGGTGCACGGTCAACGAGCCGAACGTCTATACTTTGAGCGGATACGTGGCAGGCTTGTTTCCCGCCAAACGCCATGGACTGAATGTTGCCAAACGTGTGCAGGCAAATTTACTACTCGGTCATGCCGCGGCTTATCACGCCATCCACGAGATTCAAAAGGAGGCGCAGGTCGGTTACGCGTTGCATTATCGCCCGATGGCGGCGCGCAACAAATGGTCGCCGCTCGATCGGTTGATGCGGAACATCCAGTACAACGGCATCAACATGGCGTTCCCCAGCGCGATCAGCGCTGGAGTGATGAAATCGCCGATGGGCAATGTGCGTATCCCCGAAGCGAAAGGGACGCAGGATTATCTCGGTCTAAATTACTATTCGGTGGATACGATTGCATTCGACATCACAAGACCACAAGAATTATTTGGCAAGCGATATTATCCCGACGATTCAGATTTCAGCGAGACGAAGTTCATCGCCAACATCCCCGAAGGGATTTTCGACACGATCAAGTGGGCAACGCGGACGTACCCAAACCTTCCGCTCTACGTCACCGAGAACGGAGTGGAAGACGCGGACGACAAGATGCGTCCGCGTTACATCGCCCAGCATATCCATCAAGTTTGGCGCGCGGTCAATTTCAACTTCCCCGTGAAGGGATATTTCCACTGGTCGCTGGTGGATAACTTCGAATGGGAGCGCGGCTGGACGCAACGCTTCGGTCTATGGGGGGTGGATGTTGAAACGCAAAAGCGTATCAAACGCCCGTCTGTGGATCTGT